The region TGAGCCCGAAAGACGCGCTCGACCAGGCAGCCGACAAGATCAAGGCAGTACTAGGCTGATCAGTGGCTGCAAGCGAGCCGCGTGCTCCCTCTTCTCCCAGCGGGGAGAAGAGGAACCGGAAGTAAAGCGTCTTTTAACCGGATGAACCTCGGTTCATCCCATCATTTCCTCCCGGCAGGGGCCGTCTTCCGCATCATGCGCCAGGCGGCCCCGTTCGGAGTATCGGAGGACCCATGAAGAGGATCCTGATGAGCGTCAGGGACGGCCGCGGTTTCGATATCGTGCTGGTCGCTTTCCCGCTCGGCTTTCTGTTCCTGATGGCGGGGCTGCCGCTGATCTATAATGTTGTGATGAGCTTCCAGGAGGTCGACATGTTCAGCCTCGGGACCTTCTCGCGTCCCTTCGTCGGCTTCAAGAATTATACCGACCTCTTCGCGCAGCCGGAAACGCTGCCGATCTTCTACAACACCATCATCTTCGTCGTCGGCTCCATCGCCGGCCAGTTCCTGATCGGTTTCGGCCTGGCGCTGTTCTTCTGGGTCAATTTTCCCGGCGCCTCATGGATGCGCGGCCTGTTCCTCGTCTCCTGGGTGATGCCCGGCCTCGTTGTCGGCGCCATCTGGAACTGGATTCTCTCCGGCGATTTCGGCGTGCTGAATTTCATTCTCAAGGAAAGCGGCATCATCTCGGGCAACATCTTCTGGCGCTCGGACCCGCACTATTCGCTTTATGCCGTCATCATCGCCAATGTCTGGCTCGGCACCTCGTTCAACATGATCCTGCTGTCCGTCGGCCTTGCCGGCATTCCTGCCGATCTCTACGAAGCCGCCGAACTCGACGGCGCCAATGTCTGGCAGCGCTTCTGGACGATCACGCTGCCGATGATGCGCTCGACCATCGGCGCCATCATCGCACTCGGCCTGATCTTCACCCTGCAGCAATTCGATCTTTTCGCCGCGATCACGTCGGGCGGGCCGAACAATTCATCGAATGTCACGCAATATTGGGCCTGGGATCTCTCCTTCCGCCAATACGACTTCGCCAAGGGCGCAACGATCTCCGTCATCATGATCGTCTTCGTCATGTTCGCGTCCGTCGTCTATGTCCGGTCCACACGCCACGAGGTGCGCGGATGATTACGACGAACCGCGACCGACTGATGCTCGCTATATCGATCGTCATGGCGGCGATCTATCTGTTCCCGCTCTACTGGATGTACATCACCGCGCTGAAAAGCGGCTCGGAAATGTTCGCGACGCCGCCGAGCTTCTGGCCGGCCTCGCCGCAATGGGGCACCTATGCCGCGGTCTGGGAAAGCCGCGACATGGGCCGTTATCTCTGGAACTCGCTGGTCATCGCGCTCGGCTCCGTGGCGCTGATCACCCTGCTCGGCGTCGGCTGCGCCTATGTGCTTGCCAGATACCGCAATGTCTGGGTGGATATCGGTCTCTTTCTCATCCTCATGCTGCAGGTTCTGCCGGCCTCGCTGATGATCACGCCGATCTTCGTCGGCTTTTCGCAGATCGGTATGCTGAATTATCCACGCCTTGCCGTCATCATCGCGGTCGCGGCAAAGAGCATGCCCTTCTTCGTCATTCTGGTGCGCGCCACCTTCATGAGCGTTCCCCAGGAGCTGGAGGAGGCGGCTCTCGTCGACGGCAATTCGCGCGTCGGCGCCTTCTTCAACATCGTGCTGCCGCTTGCCCGCAACGGCATCCTGGTCAGCGCCATCCTGATCTTCATGCAGGCCTTCGGCGAATTCGTCTATTCGAAGTCGATGATCCAGGCGGTCGACCTTCAGCCGGCAAGCGTCGGCCTCAATTCCTTCATGGGGCCGAACACCAACGAGTGGAACAACATCATGGCCTACGCCACGATGTATGTGACGCCGATCCTTGCCATCTTCGTTCTCTTGCAGCGCCGCATCGTATCCGGCCTCACCTCTGGAGCCCTCAAATGACCACACAGATCGAGCTCAGAGGCGTCAACAAATATTACGGCGCCTTCCACGCCCTGAAGAACATCGACCTTTCGATCGCCAAGGGCACTTTCGTCGCGCTCGTCGGCCCCTCGGGCTGCGGCAAGTCCACGCTGCTGCGCTCGCTTGCCGGCCTCGAAAGCATTTCGTCGGGCGATCTCAGGATTGCCGGCGAGCTGATGAACGGCGTGCCACCACGCAAGCGCGACGTCGCCATGGTGTTCCAGTCCTATGCCCTCTATCCGCATATGACGGTCGAGGAGAACCTGACCTACAGCCTGCGCATTCGCGGCATCGCCAAGGCCGAGGCCAAGAAGGCGGCCGAGGACGTAGCGGCGACGACGGGTCTTTCGCATCTCCTGAAGCGCTATCCGCGCGAGCTCTCTGGCGGTCAGCGCCAGCGCGTCGCCATGAGCCGCGCCATCATCCGCCATCCCAAGGCCTTCTTGTTCGACGAGCCGCTGTCCAATCTCGATGCTGCGCTGCGCGTCCACATGCGCAAGGAAATCCGGTCGCTGCACGACCGGCTGCACGCAACCTTCGTCTACGTCACGCACGACCAGGTCGAAGCGATGACGATGGCCGACCATGTGGTGGTGATGCGCGACGGCATCATCGAACAGCAAGGCGCGCCGCTCGACCTCTACGACCGGCCGGCGAACCGGTTCGTTGCCGGCTTCATTGGCTCGCCGGCCATGAATTTCATTCCCGCGATCGCCGCGGAAGACGGCAAGAGCCTGATCCTGGACTTCGGCGCGGTGAAGCAGACGCTTGCGATATCACGTGCCATCGAACCCGGCCGCAAGCTCATCGCCGGCATCCGGCCGGAGCACATCGGCGTCGTCGAGCCCGGCCATGGCAGCTTCGACGTGCCGATCGCCTTCGTCGAATCGACGGGCTCGTCGACCTTCATCGTCGCGGAGACCCAGCCGGAACTGACAATCGTCGAGACGCGCCGCGACAGGGTCAAGGCAGGAGACATGATCGGACTTTCGGTCGATCCGGGCCAGGTCCATCTCTTCGACGCGTCGACGGATCACCTCATATAAAGGCAGCAGCCCTCGGCTTGGAATTGTCATAAAATCGAACCCGGCGACGCCGTCGAGCCAGATCTCGAAAGCATCACCGGCGACTGGCTGCGCGACAAGCTCGACCGGACGATCGCCTGAGGGCCTGTCCGGTCGAGCTTCGATCGGATCGCAAGAAAAACGAATGCCGCACGATCATCGCTGTTGACAACGGGGCACAATCGATATTGTCTTGTAAAGCGGTTTACTAAACCGCTTTACAATAGGTTCAGTCAATGGCCAAGGGAACGACACCAAGTCTGAAGGATGTTGCGGCAGCGGCCGGCGTGTCGGTCACCACCGTGTCGCGTTTCGTCAATGGCAGTCTCGATCTTCCCTTTCAGACCAAGAAGCGCATCGAGGATGCGATCAAGACGCTGAACTACCGGCCGAACCCGCATGCGCGTCGCTTAAGCAGGGGGCGCTCGGATACGATCGGCCTCGTCGTGCCCGATATCGCCAATCCCTTCTTCGCGACGCTCGTCGCCGCCGTGGAGCAGGCGGCCGATGAAAAGAAGCTCGCGGTCTCCTTGCACGCCACCCTCAACCGGCCGGGACGCGAGATTGAATATCTGCAGCTGATCGAGCGCAATCACGTCGACGGTCTGATCTTCGTCACCAACCACCCCGACGATGGCGCGCTTGCCGCGCTGATCAACGGCAGCGGCAAGGTTATTATCGTCGATGAGGACATTCCCGATTCGAAGGCGCCGAAGCTATTCTGCGACAATGAGCAGGGCGGCTATCTCGCCGGTCAGCACCTAGCCGAACAAGGCCATCGCCATGTCCTCTTCATCGGCGGCGACGAGCGTATGATCAGTGCCCGCAGGCGCTATGACGGCCTGCTGAAGGCGCTCAGGGAGCGGCATGGCGGCGAGGCCCGAGCCGATCGCTATGCCGGCGAATATACGATCGAATATGGCCGTGCGGCGGCACTCGACTATCTCTCCGGAGACCGAAAAGCGACGGCGATCTTTGCCAGCTCCGACGAGATCGCCATCGGGCTGGTCGAGGTCTTCAGAAGCCGAGGCGTCTCGATCCCAGGCGACATCTCAGTCATCGGCTTCGACGACGTCGGTCCGCTTCATCTCTTTGCGCCGCCGCTGACGGCCATCCGCCAGCCGGTGCGTGAGATCGGCCGGCGGTCGCTGGAGCTGCTTCTGGAAACCAATTGGCACGAGTGGAAACCATCCGCCTCGGAAGAACTCCTGCCTGTCGAAATCGTGGTGCGGAACTCCGTTGCGCCGCCTGCGAAATAATAATCAGCAACGTCAAAAAACCAAAAGAGGATGAGAACATGACACTGAATTTGACAAGACGAACGATGATCGCAGCCGCCGGCTTCACGGCATTGACCTTCATCGGCCTGTCCAGCGCCGCGGCGCAGGAAAAGAAGACTGTCGCGCTGGTGCAGATCAACCAGCAGGCGCTTTTCTTCAATCAGATGAATGAGGGCGCCCAGAAGGCGGCCGATGCCGCTGGCGTCAAGCTGGTGATCTTCAACGCCAACAACGAGACGACGGCGCAGAACAGTGCCATCGAAACCTACGTCCAGGAAAAGGTCTCCGGCCTTG is a window of Rhizobium leguminosarum bv. trifolii WSM1325 DNA encoding:
- a CDS encoding binding-protein-dependent transport systems inner membrane component (PFAM: binding-protein-dependent transport systems inner membrane component~KEGG: sme:SM_b21594 putative sugar uptake ABC transporter permease protein) encodes the protein MKRILMSVRDGRGFDIVLVAFPLGFLFLMAGLPLIYNVVMSFQEVDMFSLGTFSRPFVGFKNYTDLFAQPETLPIFYNTIIFVVGSIAGQFLIGFGLALFFWVNFPGASWMRGLFLVSWVMPGLVVGAIWNWILSGDFGVLNFILKESGIISGNIFWRSDPHYSLYAVIIANVWLGTSFNMILLSVGLAGIPADLYEAAELDGANVWQRFWTITLPMMRSTIGAIIALGLIFTLQQFDLFAAITSGGPNNSSNVTQYWAWDLSFRQYDFAKGATISVIMIVFVMFASVVYVRSTRHEVRG
- a CDS encoding transcriptional regulator, LacI family (PFAM: periplasmic binding protein/LacI transcriptional regulator; regulatory protein LacI~SMART: regulatory protein LacI~KEGG: transcriptional regulator LacI family; K02529 LacI family transcriptional regulator); the encoded protein is MAKGTTPSLKDVAAAAGVSVTTVSRFVNGSLDLPFQTKKRIEDAIKTLNYRPNPHARRLSRGRSDTIGLVVPDIANPFFATLVAAVEQAADEKKLAVSLHATLNRPGREIEYLQLIERNHVDGLIFVTNHPDDGALAALINGSGKVIIVDEDIPDSKAPKLFCDNEQGGYLAGQHLAEQGHRHVLFIGGDERMISARRRYDGLLKALRERHGGEARADRYAGEYTIEYGRAAALDYLSGDRKATAIFASSDEIAIGLVEVFRSRGVSIPGDISVIGFDDVGPLHLFAPPLTAIRQPVREIGRRSLELLLETNWHEWKPSASEELLPVEIVVRNSVAPPAK
- a CDS encoding binding-protein-dependent transport systems inner membrane component (PFAM: binding-protein-dependent transport systems inner membrane component~KEGG: smd:Smed_4914 binding-protein-dependent transport systems inner membrane component), producing the protein MITTNRDRLMLAISIVMAAIYLFPLYWMYITALKSGSEMFATPPSFWPASPQWGTYAAVWESRDMGRYLWNSLVIALGSVALITLLGVGCAYVLARYRNVWVDIGLFLILMLQVLPASLMITPIFVGFSQIGMLNYPRLAVIIAVAAKSMPFFVILVRATFMSVPQELEEAALVDGNSRVGAFFNIVLPLARNGILVSAILIFMQAFGEFVYSKSMIQAVDLQPASVGLNSFMGPNTNEWNNIMAYATMYVTPILAIFVLLQRRIVSGLTSGALK
- a CDS encoding ABC transporter related (PFAM: ABC transporter related; Transport-associated OB domain protein~SMART: AAA ATPase~KEGG: rec:RHECIAT_PC0000204 probable sugar ABC transporter, ATP-binding protein) — encoded protein: MTTQIELRGVNKYYGAFHALKNIDLSIAKGTFVALVGPSGCGKSTLLRSLAGLESISSGDLRIAGELMNGVPPRKRDVAMVFQSYALYPHMTVEENLTYSLRIRGIAKAEAKKAAEDVAATTGLSHLLKRYPRELSGGQRQRVAMSRAIIRHPKAFLFDEPLSNLDAALRVHMRKEIRSLHDRLHATFVYVTHDQVEAMTMADHVVVMRDGIIEQQGAPLDLYDRPANRFVAGFIGSPAMNFIPAIAAEDGKSLILDFGAVKQTLAISRAIEPGRKLIAGIRPEHIGVVEPGHGSFDVPIAFVESTGSSTFIVAETQPELTIVETRRDRVKAGDMIGLSVDPGQVHLFDASTDHLI